The Brachionichthys hirsutus isolate HB-005 chromosome 1, CSIRO-AGI_Bhir_v1, whole genome shotgun sequence genome has a window encoding:
- the ccne1 gene encoding G1/S-specific cyclin-E1, with the protein MHPVPARPAWTRYRTKRDPAGPGRTKRDPAGPGRTKRDPAGPGWTRQDQTGPSGTRQDQTGPGRTRLDPAGPNGTQRDQAGPNGTQRDQTGPGRTKRDPAGPGRNFKDKVLREDAQPESAAPEASKERAQPESAAPEASRERAQPKSAAPEASRERAQPESAAPEASRERAQPESAAPEASRERAQPESAAPEASKERAQPESAAPEASRERAARLRKRKADVAIYLQDLDDEEEAEMRRKKKQSDCQLVWSPEAPPTSPHRWIPTPEQEEELPVALMNAGFPLYNFNHIFTTPVHCAPLPALGWASKDVVWNNMLEKDKTYTRDTRMLENHPHLQPKMRALLLDWLMEVSEVYKLHRETYHLAQDYLDRFMATQTNVFKSTLQLIGITSLFIAAKVEEMYPPKVHQFAYVTDEACSEDEILSMEIIIMKELDWSLSPQTPVSWLNVYMQVAFLTQTDELLIPRYPQDTFTHIAELLDLCMLDMRCLEFSNGVLAASALFHFSSLELVENVSALNRVEVEPCVRWMVPFAMALREVGRSPMKTFRGIPADDVHNIQTHASYMRWLDEAYSYQEVELERHGNCPVPSGVLTPPLSSEKTEDAVRVGAGVTRSRPRMCTASRERPE; encoded by the exons ATGCATCCGGTTCCTGCGAGGCCGGCCTGGACGCGCTACCG GACCAAACGGGACCCGGCAGGACCCGGCAGGACCAAACGGGACCCAGCGGGACCCGGCAGGACCAAACGGGACCCGGCAGGACCCGGCTGGACCCGGCAGGACCAAACGGGACCCAGCGGGACCCGGCAGGACCAAACGGGACCCGGCAGGACCCGGCTGGACCCGGCAGGACCAAACGGGACCCAGCGGGACCAGGCAGGACCAAACGGGACCCAGCGGGACCAAACGGGACCCGGCAGGACCAAACGGGACCCAGCGGGACCCGGCAGGAACTTCAAGGACAAAGTCTTGAG AGAAGACGCACAACCCGAGTCTGCTGCCCCGGAGGCGTCCAAGGAAAGAGCACAACCCGAGTCTGCTGCCCCGGAGGCGTCCAGGGAAAGAGCACAACCCAAGTCTGCTGCCCCGGAGGCGTCCAGGGAAAGAGCACAACCCGAGTCTGCTGCCCCGGAGGCGTCCAGGGAAAGAGCACAACCCGAGTCTGCTGCCCCGGAGGCGTCCAGGGAAAGAGCACAACCCGAGTCTGCTGCCCCGGAGGCGTCCAAGGAAAGAGCACAACCCGAGTCTGCTGCCCCGGAGGCGTCCAGGGAAAGAGCAGCAcgcctgaggaagaggaaggcagatGTTGCCATT TATTTACAAGATctggatgatgaagaggaagcagagatgaggaggaagaagaagcagagcgaCTGTCAG CTGGTCTGGAGTCCCGAAGCTCCGCCTACAAGTCCACACAGGTGGATTCCCACacctgagcaggaggaggagcttccgGTCGCCCTGATGAATGCTGGCTTCCCCCTCTATAACTTCAACCACATCTTTACGACCCCTGTGCACTGTGCTCCGCTGCCTGCGTTGGG CTGGGCCAGTAAGGATGTGGTGTGGAACAACATGTTGGAGAAGGATAAGACCTACACCAGAGACACCCGCATGCTGGAGAACCATCCTCACCTGCAGCCCAAGATGAGGGCGCTTCTGCTGGACTGGCTGATGGAG GTGAGTGAGGTGTACAAGCTGCACCGGGAGACCTACCACCTCGCCCAGGACTACTTGGACCGCTTCATGGCGACGCAGACCAACGTGTTCAAGTCGACGCTGCAGCTCATCGGCATCACGTCTCTGTTCATTGCTGCTAAAGTTGAG GAAATGTACCCCCCCAAAGTCCACCAGTTTGCCTACGTGACGGACGAGGCCTGCAGCGAAGATGAAATCCTCAGTATGGAAATCATTATCATGAAG GAGCTGGACTGGAGTCTCAGCCCACAGACTCCCGTCTCCTGGCTCAACGTCTACATGCAGGTGGCTTTTCTGACGCAGACGGACGAGCTGCTCATCCCCAGATACCCCCAGGACACCTTCACACACATCGCAGAG TTGTTGGACTTGTGCATGCTAGACATGCGGTGTCTGGAGTTCTCCAACGGCGTCCTTGCTGCTTCAGCACtttttcatttctcctctctGGAGCTGGTTGAAAATGTCTCGG CCCTAAACAGGGTGGAGGTGGAGCCGTGTGTGAGGTGGATGGTGCCGTTTGCAATGGCGCTGCGTGAAGTCGGCAGATCCCCGATGAAAACGTTCCGAGGAATCCCTGCAGATGACGTGCACAACATCCAGACGCATGCCTCCTACATGCGGTGGCTG GACGAGGCCTACTCTTAccaggaggtggagttggagcgtCACGGCAACTGCCCCGTCCCCTCAGGCGTCCTGACTCCGCCGCTGAGCAGTGAGAAAACTGAAGACGCGGTCCGGGTGGGCGCTGGCGTGACGAGAAGCAGGCCGAGGATGTGCACTGCGTCCCGGGAGCGGCCGGAGTAG